The genomic region TCTACAGTTTGGTCTTGCGGCATGCTGGGCCGAGCCAATCGTGTCGGGTGAGGGCGACGTATACGGTGCATTTGCTTTCTATTACACAACACCGCACAAGCCGGAGCCTGCCGAGGAGCGACTTGTTGCCGCTGCCGCCCGTATCGCCGGTATTGCCATGGATCGAATCCGGTCTGCCGAAGCGCTGCGCAACAGCGAGGAGCGGTTCCGGTGCCTCATCGAACGCAGCTCCGATATTATCGCAATATACGATGAGGAAGGCACCGTCAAGTACATCAGCCCAGCCATCGAAGCGGTTCTGGGATACAAACCGGAAGAAGTGATTGGCGGCAACGGCTTCGACAACGTGGTGTTTGATGATATTGAGCGCGGTACCGATGTCTTCGATACTCTGTTACAAGACGGCGCCGGCCACAGCACACTGCAGTGCCGGGCGCTAGCCAAGGACGGTTCCATTCGCTACATGGACGTGGTCTTCACGCCGCTGCTCCACCATCCCGGTATTCAAGGCGTGGTCGCCAACATCCGCGACATTACCGAGCAGTCGCTGGCTGCGGAGGCGCTGAGCGAGCAGGCGCAGCAGCTGGCCTACTCCAACGCGGAGCTTGAGCAGTTTGCATACGTGGCGTCGCACGACCTGCAAGAGCCGCTCCGAATGGTTTCCAGCTACACGCAACTGCTGTCGCGGCGGTACAAGGGCCGGCTCGACTCGGACGCTGACGAGTTTATCGGCTTCGCCGTGGACGGCGTCACGCGGATGCAGCGCCTGATACAGGACCTGCTGAAGTACGCACGGGTTGGTACACAGGCAGCGGAGTTTCGATCAGTAGCTATGGACGCGATAGTCGATGCGGCGCTGAAGAACCTGGAAGTGGCTCTAAGCGAGTGTGGCGCCGAAGTGACCAGCGATCCGCTGCCGGTGGTACATGGCGACGACGGACAGCTTCTTCAGCTGATGCAGAATCTGATCGGCAATGCCATCAAGTTCCGCGGCGAGGAAGCGCCAAAAGTTCATATCGCCGCCGAGCGGTCCGCCGGCCAGTGGCAGTTCCAGGTGCGCGACAACGGCATCGGCATCGAACCGCAGTATGCCGAACGGATATTTGTGATCTTCCAGCGGCTGCAGGGACGGGACCAATACCCGGGTACCGGTATCGGCCTGGCGATATGCAAAAAGATTGTGATGCGCCACGGCGGGCAAATCTGGGTGGAGTCGGGCGCCGGCGCCGGCAGTACATTCCGGTTCACATTAAACGCGGGCACGGAAGGAGAACCGGATGGAGCCTGACGATCGATCCGCCGTACAGATACTGCTCGTGGAAGATAACCCTGGTGACGTTCGTCTCACGCGAGAAACGATGAAGGAGAGCCATCTCGTCAACACGCTGCACGTGGTGAATGACGGCGTGGATGCGATGGCATTCTTGAGGAAGGAGGGCGCCTTCGCGGCAGCGCCACGACCGGACTTAATTCTTCTGGACCTCAACCTACCTCGCATGGACGGCCGCCAGGTGCTGGAGGAGATCAAGGCGTCGCCATGCCTGCGCCGAATCCCGGTGGTGGTACTCACCACCTCGGCCGCTGAGCAGGACATTGTGAGGAGCTACGACCTGCATGCCAACTGCTACATCAACAAACCGCTCGAACTGGATCAGTTCATCGAGGTCGTACAGTCCATCGAGAACTTCTGGCTGAGCATCGTCAAGCTGCCGGCGATGAGCGCAGGTAACTGATGACGGCAGGCAACGAGCCACGGTCGCAAAAGAATAGCATGCCAGCTACCTTACGAGCACTGGTTGTAGAGGATAACCCGGGCGATGCGCGCCTTATGCAGGAAGCGCTGCGCGATGCACGCACGGTTCGGTTCGACGTGACCCACGCGCCATCGCTTGCGACCGCGATCGACTGCCTGGATACCGGCAGCTACGATATCGTTCTGTGTGATCTTTCGCTGCCCGATTCAAGCGGGCTCGAGACCGTCAACCGACTTAAGGCCACCGCGCCGGGATTGCCGCTCATCGTGCTCACGGGCAGCAACGACGAGGAAACGGGCCTGGCGGCAATGCAGGCCGGCGCACAGGACTTCATGGTGAAGGGAATCTGCGACGGTGACTCGCTGGCGCGCGGCATTCGCTACGCAATGGAGCGTCACCGACTGCAGGCAGCTCTCGAAACTGCCCGCCTGGCTGAGATCGCCACAAAGGACGACTTCCTCTCGCACGTCTCGCATGAACTCCGCTCCCCGCTGACTACCATCTACCAGTTTGTGACGATCATTCTTGACGGATTGAGCGGGCCAATTTCGGAAGAGCAGCGAGAGTATCTGGAGATCACGCTCCGCAGCGTCAACCAGCTTCGCCGGATGATCGGCGACCTGCTGGACGTAACACGCGCATCCAACGGCAAGATGCGGATCCAGCGCGAAACACTGAACCTGGCCGATACCGTCGCCACAGCGGTGCGAGCCATGGCCGAATCGGCAAAGGAGGCCGGCATCGAACTCACTGCCGATGTGGCCTCGGCGCCGACCGTATCCGGTGACGATGCGCGCATTCGCCAGGTTGTCACCAACCTGCTCGACAATGCCATCAAGTTCACGCAGCGCGGCGGCACCATCACCGTGACGGCGGGAATCCTGCCCGAATCGGATGGGGCGGCTCTGGTGACCGTTACGGATACCGGCGCGGGTATGGAAACCGAAGACGTAGAGCGTATGTTTGAGCGGCTCTATCAGGCGCCGGATGCCACCGAAGCCAGTCGCCGCGGCCTGGGACTGGGCCTGCACATCTGCCACGAGATTGTAAGTCTGCATGGCGGCCGGATCTGGTGCGAGAGTACGCCGGGCAACGGCGCCAGCATCAGTTTCACTGTGCCGGCCAGTGCAGCCACCGAGAATGAAGCCGCATCTGAAGGCGGATCGGCAATGGCGCAAACTGCAGCATCTGG from Armatimonadota bacterium harbors:
- a CDS encoding response regulator — translated: MEPDDRSAVQILLVEDNPGDVRLTRETMKESHLVNTLHVVNDGVDAMAFLRKEGAFAAAPRPDLILLDLNLPRMDGRQVLEEIKASPCLRRIPVVVLTTSAAEQDIVRSYDLHANCYINKPLELDQFIEVVQSIENFWLSIVKLPAMSAGN
- a CDS encoding hybrid sensor histidine kinase/response regulator, with product MPATLRALVVEDNPGDARLMQEALRDARTVRFDVTHAPSLATAIDCLDTGSYDIVLCDLSLPDSSGLETVNRLKATAPGLPLIVLTGSNDEETGLAAMQAGAQDFMVKGICDGDSLARGIRYAMERHRLQAALETARLAEIATKDDFLSHVSHELRSPLTTIYQFVTIILDGLSGPISEEQREYLEITLRSVNQLRRMIGDLLDVTRASNGKMRIQRETLNLADTVATAVRAMAESAKEAGIELTADVASAPTVSGDDARIRQVVTNLLDNAIKFTQRGGTITVTAGILPESDGAALVTVTDTGAGMETEDVERMFERLYQAPDATEASRRGLGLGLHICHEIVSLHGGRIWCESTPGNGASISFTVPASAATENEAASEGGSAMAQTAASGGDT